Proteins co-encoded in one Brassica rapa cultivar Chiifu-401-42 chromosome A02, CAAS_Brap_v3.01, whole genome shotgun sequence genomic window:
- the LOC103851095 gene encoding protein SET DOMAIN GROUP 40, whose product MDSEHQTMETFLRWSAELGVSDSTDPSQSHDSCLGRTLSVADFPLAGGRGLGAVRELRKGELVLKVPRNALLTTESMVAKDQNLRDSVNLHRSLSSTQILSVCLLYEMSKGKCSFWYPYLVHLPRDYDLLATFGEFEKRALQVEDAVWAAEKAIAKSQSEWKEAVTLMKELDLKPKFQSLQAWNWASATISSRTLHIPWDSAGCLCPVGDLFNYDAPGDDSNTSGGPETVNNAEEAGHVVETQSERLTDGGFDGEANAYCLYARRNYQLGEQVLLCYGTYTNLELLEHYGFTLDENSNDKVFIPLETSLYALASSWPKDSLYIHQDGKPSFALVSTLRLWLIPQSQRDKSVMRLVYAGSQISVKNEILVMKWVSEKCRSVLKDLPTSILEDRVILQDIDKLQDPELRLEQREVEAFGSEVRAFLEANHLWDLINGEFCGKTKRIMSKWRLSVQWRLRYKRTLADCISYCNEKINHLSGT is encoded by the exons ATGGACTCAGAGCACCAAACCATGGAAACGTTCCTCCGATGGTCAGCAGAGCTTGGCGTTTCAGATTCCACCGATCCTTCTCAATCTCACGATTCATGTCTCGGCCGTACCCTCTCCGTCGCCGACTTCCCTCTCGCCGGCGG GAGAGGATTGGGAGCTGTTCGTGAGCTCAGGAAAGGAGAATTGGTTCTGAAAGTCCCGAGGAACGCTCTGTTGACTACAGAGTCCATGGTCGCTAAAGATCAGAACTTGAGGGATTCTGTTAATCTCCACAGATCGCTTTCTTCGACCCAG ATACTGAGTGTTTGCTTATTGTATGAGATGAGCAAAGGGAAGTGCTCTTTCTGGTACCCTTACTTGGTTCATTTACCTCGTGACTATGATCTCTTGGCTACGTTTGGGGAGTTCGAGAAGCGAGCTTTACAA GTTGAAGATGCTGTTTGGGCTGCTGAGAAGGCTATAGCCAAGTCTCAGTCTGAGTGGAAGGAAGCTGTTACGTTGATGAAGGAGTTAGATCTTAAGCCCAAGTTTCAGAGTCTTCAAGCATGGAACTGGGCTTCTGCAACT ATATCTTCACGGACGCTGCATATTCCATGGGATAGTGCTGGGTGTTTGTGTCCTGTGGGGGACTTGTTTAACTATGATGCTCCTGGAGATGATTCGAATACCTCGGGAGGTCCTGAAACTGTGAATAATGCAGAGGAAGCAGGACATGTTGTTGAGACTCAGTCTGAAAGGCTCACTGATGGTGGTTTCGATGGAGAGGCCAATGCTTATTGTCTTTATGCAAGAAGGAATTATCAGCTAGGAGAACAG GTTCTTCTATGTTACGGGACTTACACGAATCTGGAGCTGCTTGAGCACTATGGTTTTACGTTAGATGAGAATTCAAATGACAAGGTCTTTATTCCTCTAGAAACCAGCCTTTATGCTCTAGCTTCATCATGGCCTAAAGACTCTTTATACATTCATCAAGACGGCAAACCATCTTTTGCGCTTGTTTCCACGTTGAGACTGTGGCTGATCCCACAGAGCCAGCGTGACAAGTCGGTTATGCGCCTCGTCTATGCTGGTTCTCAGATATCTGTGAAGAATGAGATTCTGGTCATGAAGTGGGTGTCAGAGAAATGTAGAAGTGTTTTAAAGGATCTGCCAACGTCTATCCTAGAGGATAGAGTGATTCTTCAGGACATTGACAAGCTTCAAGACCCTGAATTGCGTCTGGAGCAGAGAGAAGTTGAAGCTTTTGGCAGTGAAGTACGTGCTTTTCTAGAGGCGAATCATTTGTGGGATTTGATAAATGGGGAATTTTGTGGGAAGACTAAGAGGATAATGAGTAAATGGAGATTGTCAGTGCAGTGGAGGCTAAGGTACAAGAGAACTCTTGCTGATTGTATCTCTTATTGTAATGAGAAGATAAATCATCTATCAGGTACCTAA